The Thunnus albacares chromosome 13, fThuAlb1.1, whole genome shotgun sequence genome segment TCCTTCATCAGGATCTCCCGGCCCCTCTCCTCCAGCACAGTCTTAGCATCTGGATATTCGGTTACTGCCTCCATCAAGTCATCCTTAGAGAGGCAGAAGAGATCAGAATAACCCAAGCTGCGAATGTTGGCTGTCCGACGATTTCCCATTTTACTACCTTTTATGTTCAGGATGCTGATTTCCCCAAAGCAGCTGCCAGAGGTGAGGAGAGCGTACTGGGTGACCCCGTCGTCAGCCACCACAGCCAGCTTCCCCTCTTTGATGATATACATCTCCTTTCCTATGTCCCCTTTTCTGCAGATGTAGTCACCTGGACTGAAGACCTGCGGGCGTAGTTTGAGCACAAGCTCCACCAGCAGTCCGGCCTCACAGTTTTGAAAAATGCGTACTTTCTTCAAGGTCTCCAGGTGTACATTAATTGCAATCTCTGCACGCAGTTTGTTTGGCAAGTTCTTTAGCACCTCCTGCTCATCTACCGCTTTCTTGTTGGTCCAGAGGTAGTCAAACCATTTAATGACACGTGTCTCCAGTTCTTTGCTGACTTTGCGGAAGTGCATGTAGTGTTTGATGGCATCAATCCGAGCTTGAAACTCGGCGCGGGTGGCATTCATGTTTGCAATCATAGAGCCAACGTTTCCCACGATTGTGGCGAAGATTAGCACCCCAACAAGAAAGTCAAAGACCACAAATAGGTACTCTTCATCTCGCACTGGTGCAGGCATCTCTCCAATAGTGGTGAGAGTAAGAGTTGACCAGTACAGGCAATAGACATAACTCCGAGTCAGGGAGGAATACTCAGGTTTGGAGATGTTTGGGAACACCCAAGTATCCGAGCCCAATCCCAAAGACTTAGATATAGCGTAGTAGATGCAGGCGTTCCAGTGAATGATGACCAGGATGTAAAGCACCAGGTTGCAGATACGGAACATGTTGGGGTAGTTTGTGCGCGTCTCAGTGCGGTCAAAGAACTCAAACATGCGTGGGAAGCGCAGCAGACGGTTGAACCTGAGTTGTGGTGTGTGGATGCCAGTGGAGATGTACGCCAGGTCAGTGGGCAGGATGGATACCACGTCCAGCTTGAACTGCAGTGTTCGGACATAGCTGTCTCTGAGCTTGACATGGTCCTTCACCATCAAACCTTGTTCCAGGAACCCTGAGACAAGAAAAATTGAGCACAAATTCATTTGAGCAGTGATGTCTCAGCTCACTGTTGTGTTATATGTCTGCAAATCAGTTCTTATCATGAGATGAAGCTGAACTGTGTATGAAAAAAGTTAAACctgcagaaacaagttgtgaacacaacactgacatatcatcacctttttagctgatatgttgaacttgttagcaaacagttatttacacatccagcacttacggagcaacattatcttacatttggagttgtgtttctatCCACTGGGTGAATagaagtccaatattcactctcttttagctctgtttttgctctcttacaactcctgagggaaatatctggctcattacctgctaaatgctccactatgttcaccagcttgttgcTAACTATGTGTGTCTGCCATTCGGTGCTGAGCAGGTTGTGTACAgtggtttttagagctttttctctggaaacgatgctatgagagtggtgagagtgaaccaaaacagtaaagttgcaaccggacagctaaacaatagGCTGAAAGTCACTATAAAGTTCTTTAAAGCTGAGGAGAGCTGCAGAATTGGGTGATAACGTAGACTCATTACTATGAGCGATGCCTCTGACATTACgctgtcatttgatacattgtcattaaaaaaaaacattgattattggcactttaaagctgcacaatgCAATATCTATCAACAGTGTCTCAAATAACTATGTTTAACATGAAAAGCTTTGCTTGCAGTGGCAAACTCTCAGAGAATTATCATCTGCAGTTCCTCTTCGCAAaagagcattttagtgtctttcaacttattgttttggttttactgtttggttcagtctgACTGCCCTTATTAAttttgtttccagcagctgtgcagcaggcagctgttttcagtgacaaATCTCTGGTAAACCTACCATGCACCACCTGACCAGCACCAAATGTCAGGCAGACAAAGTTACTAACTAGCttgtgaacatagtggagcatttagcagctaaagagccagatatttcccccaggagttagtggagaccaaaaacgATGGACATGAGAGTGTTAATTAGACTAACAATagtcaggtggccagaaacacagcTCCAAATGAATTTTGCTCCATGTCTTCTGGATGTAATTACAACTTTTTGCTAAAACTCTCCAGGTAAAAAcaaaccctaaacctaacctgaaaaaaaaagatttcagcTCCCATATTCTGTTTTCCATAATAATAGGCCCAAATGGCACTAAAGTTCTTTTAGCATAGACTCACCTCACCTGCCTTAATTAACACTATAAATGTAAGTCCAGTTGCCTTTGAGTAATCACTTCTGTCTATCCTGTGAGAATCCTCACAGACATAGATCATACTAATTGTATAACACCAAGTGCATAGTCTATGCCAGTTTTCACCAggattgtttcctttttttctacaaacagaaaaatatccATCTTTGACTAATTGCATAAAAAGTCCCCACAAGGACCTTCAAGGATTAGCAATACAACTGCATCGTGTTGTGAGGCCAGAAGCTATATTTTGAAATAGGTCACCTGTGCGAAGTCGGACGCAAGTGTCCATTATGTACACAATATCAGAGAGGTAGTCCAACACCAGCCAGCAGATGTAATTGCCCACCTGTAATTTGTCAAAGCATGCCCTGtggatgaaaaaagaaaaatgatataCTGCTTCAATCTAAGTTATGGACAGAACAACCATTCACTACATCCATCACCAATCTCTGAGGCTGCAGCTGCCCCAACACACAGCGACTGTAGTGTTATTACCTCGCTACAACAAGGAACCAGTTGTAGAGCACTGCTGTGGCGATAACAAATAACCAGCGGTAGTACGCGTTATCGGATGGGGACACCACAAATAAATCCCACTTTTTcctgaaaacatcaacagattGCAAATAATACAGTCAGACACAGTACAGTATACCTTACTGTAAAGACATATTGAAACAATGGAGTACAATATCTTTACAATGAATATTGTTATTTTGGCAGTTTTAACTTGTAGTAATCCTCTGTACAG includes the following:
- the cnga2b gene encoding cyclic nucleotide gated channel subunit alpha 2b is translated as MTGQSAERDRSPHNLSVKTTLEEESERAESILSRVPSVCDDTSSELQRVAALDPHGGNSRNSFQRNGAISRLVSLVVRLREWAHRSLIEEEERPDSFLERFRGPELRTAPSRISNTQPDANAKGMFKKKWDLFVVSPSDNAYYRWLFVIATAVLYNWFLVVARACFDKLQVGNYICWLVLDYLSDIVYIMDTCVRLRTGFLEQGLMVKDHVKLRDSYVRTLQFKLDVVSILPTDLAYISTGIHTPQLRFNRLLRFPRMFEFFDRTETRTNYPNMFRICNLVLYILVIIHWNACIYYAISKSLGLGSDTWVFPNISKPEYSSLTRSYVYCLYWSTLTLTTIGEMPAPVRDEEYLFVVFDFLVGVLIFATIVGNVGSMIANMNATRAEFQARIDAIKHYMHFRKVSKELETRVIKWFDYLWTNKKAVDEQEVLKNLPNKLRAEIAINVHLETLKKVRIFQNCEAGLLVELVLKLRPQVFSPGDYICRKGDIGKEMYIIKEGKLAVVADDGVTQYALLTSGSCFGEISILNIKGSKMGNRRTANIRSLGYSDLFCLSKDDLMEAVTEYPDAKTVLEERGREILMKEGLLDENAESGGMQKEDTEEKVERLESSLDTLQTRFSRLLSEYTHTQQRLKQRITLLERQLNQTDCGADANDDMDANAETVNETDPGPVAHTDGSPHRNNVQKEGKKSPTSKH